A region of Salvia splendens isolate huo1 chromosome 17, SspV2, whole genome shotgun sequence DNA encodes the following proteins:
- the LOC121773993 gene encoding pre-mRNA-processing factor 39-like isoform X1 has product MDLLRHISDISAFPNGKPYLSLKPYLRRRPSLLPRLLCLCLLGRPADSYSTSALQHRLRLSNFPQHHSCRFICGLQLGVVEESCIMMEQASSVAQSDASANAPDAAGSILSPSENAASLAPGDIANTGEIVSSASGVNADPGLTHVVPENVPEQEIHTVVSYDAGENLTGLANLSANSTQVSVYDASLNGIDVSTIRDGSAGIISENGIASADSMETAAMHQPSDGPALTAEEERLWSIVATNSLDFDAWTALIDETERTLEGNISKIRKVYDTFLAEFPLCYGYWKKYADHEARISPVEKVAEVYERAVQGVTYSVDMWLHYCVFAIGTYGDPDTIRRLFERALAYVGTDYLCFPLWDKYIEYEISQQDWSHVATIYTRVLEIPNQQLDRYFEGFKELVASRPLSELRTVEEAAAATDTNSEDNVEEIPPNAAEQSSKFANDSLKDAEDLEKYIAIREEIYKKAKEFDSKIIGFETAIRRPYFHVRPLNVAELENWHNYLDFTEGGDDFNKVVKLYERCLIACARYPEFWIRYVLCMEASGSMELVENALARATQVFVKRQPEIHLFAAQFKEQHGDISGARAAYQHVHTGIAPGLLEAIIKHANMEKRLGNLEDACSLYEQAIAIEKGKEHSQALSLLFAQYSRFIFLVSRNVEKARDILVQGVESAPLSKPLLEAMIHLESIQTLPKQIEYLDSLVEKFIVPSPENPSIASVDDREELSSIFLEFLDLFGDAMSVKKADYRHSKLFLNRTSTAESKKRHAEEYLASDRTKLAKSLVSTSAPSVMGVYPSSQNQWPAGYGVQPQAWPQAAQTQAQQWNYAQQAGYGSYGANYAHPQASVSVPQSTAYGTYPQTYQAQAFPHAQPAVAAAPAPVQQTPAAYYSGYY; this is encoded by the exons ATGGATTTACTTCGCCACATCTCAGATATATCAGCCTTTCCCAACGGCAAACCCTACCTCTCTTTAAAACCCTACCTCCGTCGCCGGCCGTCTCTACTTCCTCGCCTCCTCTGTTTGTGCCTCCTCGGACGTCCCGCCGACTCCTATTCAACTTCCGCCCTCCAGCACCGCCTCCGCCTCAGTAATTTTCCTCAACATCATTCTTGTCGAT TTATTTGTGGGCTCCAACTTGGTGTTGTGGAAGAAAGTTGTATCATGATGGAACAAGCATCTTCTGTAGCTCAGAGTGATGCTAGTGCTAATGCTCCTGATGCTGCTGGTTCCATTCTTTCACCTTCTGAAAATGCAGCTAGTCTTGCTCCTGGCGACATAGCTAATACAGGAGAAATAGTTTCTTCAGCAAGTGGAGTGAATGCAGACCCTGGGCTTACTCATGTGGTACCGGAAAATGTTCCCGAACAAGAAATCCATACTGTAGTGTCATATGATGCTGGTGAAAATTTAACTGGTCTTGCAAACTTGTCAGCAAATTCAACTCAAGTTTCTGTTTATGATGCTTCACTGAATGGCATTGATGTTAGTACAATCAGGGATGGATCTGCTGGTATTATTTCTGAAAATGGGATTGCTTCAGCTGATTCTATGGAAACTGCTGCTATGCATCAGCCTTCGGATGGCCCTG CCCTCACTGCAGAAGAAGAAAGGTTATGGAGCATAGTAGCAACTAATTCTCTGGACTTTGATGCTTGGACTGCCTTAATTGATGAAACAGAGAGAACATTGGAG GGAAATATTTCAAAGATTCGAAAAGTTTATGATACATTTTTGGCGGAATTTCCTCTATGCTATGGTTACTGGAAGAAGTATGCTGATCACGAGGCACGTATCAGCCCAGTGGAAAAAGTTGCAGAAGTTTATGAACGAGCTGTTCAAGGAGTTACCTACTCTGTGGACATGTGGTTGCATTATTGTGTCTTCGCTATTGGCACTTATGGAGATCCTGACACTATTAGAAG GCTATTTGAACGAGCCTTAGCTTATGTTGGAACAGATTATCTGTGCTTTCCACTCTGGGATAAATACATAGAGTATGAAATTTCACAACAAGATTGGTCCCATGTTGCCACAATTTATACAAGGGTGTTAGAGATTCCAAATCAGCAGCTGGATCGTTATTTTGAAGG GTTTAAAGAGTTGGTTGCTAGCCGTCCTCTGTCTGAGTTGCGAACAGTTGAGGAAGCAGCAGCTGCTACTGACACAAATTCTGAAGATAATGTTGAAGAGATTCCTCCCAATGCTGCAGAGCAATCATCGAAGTTTGCAAATGATAGCTTAAAAGATGCTGAGGACTTGGAGAAGTACATTGCTATTAGGGAAGAGATTTATAAGAAAGCTAAAGAGTTTGATTCTAAGATCATTGGTTTTGAAACAGCGATCAGAAGGCCCTATTTCCATGTGAGGCCTCTCAATGTTGCGGAGCTTGAAAATTGGCATAATTATCTTGATTTTACAGAAGGTGGAGATGACTTCAATAAG GTTGTTAAGCTCTACGAAAGGTGTTTAATAGCGTGTGCTAGATACCCAGAATTCTGGATACGTTATGTCCTGTGCATGGAAGCTAGTGGCAGTATGGAGCTTGTAGAAAATGCGCTTGCTCGTGCTACTCAAGTATTTGTCAAG AGGCAGCCAGAGATCCATCTTTTTGCTGCTCAATTTAAAGAACAGCATGGTGACATTTCGGGAGCACGAGCTGCTTATCAACATGTTCACACTGGGATTGCACCTGGTCTTCTAGAGGCAATAATAAAGCATGCAAACATGGAAAAACGACTT GGGAATTTGGAAGATGCTTGTTCTTTGTATGAGCAGGCAATTGCTATTGAGAAGGGAAAGGAACATTCACAAGCTTTATCTTTGTTGTTCGCTCAGTACTCACGTTTCATATTCTTG gTTTCTCGCAATGTTGAAAAGGCAAGAGACATTCTTGTTCAAGGCGTGGAGAGTGCGCCACTGTCAAAGCCACTGCTGGAG GCAATGATACACTTAGAGTCAATTCAGACTCTTCCAAAGCAAATAGAATATCTAGATTCGTTGGTTGAGAAATTTATTGTTCCTAGTCCTGAGAACCCTAGTATTGCAAGTGTTGATGACCGGGAGGAGCTGTCGAGCATTTTCTTGGAG TTCCTGGATCTCTTTGGAGACGCTATGTCTGTTAAGAAGGCAGATTATAGACATTCAAAATTGTTCTTGAACCGTACAAGCACGGCAGAGTCAAAGAAACGTCATGCTGAGGAGTATTTAGCTTCAGACAGAACAAAACTTGCAAAATCACTTGTTTCGACTTCTGCACCCTCTGTGATGGGTGTGTATCCTAGTTCACAAAATCAGTGGCCTGCAGGTTATGGTGTACAACCTCAAGCTTGGCCTCAAGCTGCACAAACTCAGGCACAGCAGTGGAATTACGCACAACAG GCTGGGTATGGCAGTTATGGAGCAAATTATGCACATCCACAGGCATCTGTTTCAGTTCCTCAAAGTACGGCATATGGAACTTATCCTCAGACCTACCAAGCGCAG GCCTTTCCCCATGCACAGCCTGCTGTAGCTGCAGCTCCAGCTCCGGTCCAGCAAACTCCTGCTGCATATTACTCTGGTTATTACTAA
- the LOC121775575 gene encoding transcription initiation factor TFIID subunit 14b-like isoform X1: MAEIVEIDGQSERNTNESTLKPQRIKITRGSDDGDKKILQTRLKDVEIGVPIVYGTIAFWLGRKASETQSHRWTVYVRGATNEDIGAVIKRVVFQLHPSFENPVRVVESPPFELSECGWGEFEIAISLFFHNDVCDKQLDLYHHLKLYAEDESGPQSTKRPVVVETYNEIVFPDPSESFYARIQKHPAVIVPRLPVMLNLATEDPNGKKGDSKDNPLSQWFINFSEADELLKLAAARQQVQAHIIKLRRQLSVIDGLPLQSWKPGSNY; encoded by the exons ATGGCCGAAATAGTAGAAATTGACGGTCAGTCGGAACGAAATACCAACGAATCCACCCTAAAACCGCAGCGGATAAAAATTACTAGAGGTTCAGACGATGGAGACAAAAAG ATTTTACAGACGAGACTCAAAGATGTTGAAATCGGTGTTCCGATAGTGTATGGAACAATCGCCTTTTGGCTTGGTAGAAAGGCCTCCGA AACTCAGTCACATAGGTGGACGGTCTATGTCCGAGGGGCAACAAATGAGGATATTGGGGCAGTGATCAAGCGTGTTGTATTTCAGTTGCATCCAAGTTTCGAAAACCCTGTTAGAGTTGTTGAGTCTCCACCTTTTGAGTTGTCAGAGTGTGGTTGGGGTGAATTTGAAATTGCCATCTCTCTTTTCTTCCACAATGATGTTTGCGATAAGCAGTTGGACTT GTATCACCATCTTAAATTATATGCCGAAGATGAAAGTGGCCCTCAGTCAACTAAAAGGCCTGTTGTCGTGGAAACATACAACGAGATAGTATTTCCAGATCCATCTGAGAGTTTTTATGCCCGTATCCAGAAACATCCTGCTGTAATTGTGCCTCGACTTCCAGTCATGTTAAACTTGGCCACTG AAGATCCTAATGGAAAGAAAGGCGATAGCAAAGATAACCCGTTGAGTCAATGGTTTATCAATTTCTCTGAGGCAGATGAGCTGTTAAAACTTGCCGCTGCTCGTCAGCAG GTCCAAGCCCATATCATCAAGCTTAGAAGGCAACTGAGCGTCATCGATGGGCTGCCACTACAGTCATGGAAACCAGGCTCTAATTACTGA
- the LOC121773993 gene encoding pre-mRNA-processing factor 39-like isoform X3 — protein sequence METAAMHQPSDGPALTAEEERLWSIVATNSLDFDAWTALIDETERTLEGNISKIRKVYDTFLAEFPLCYGYWKKYADHEARISPVEKVAEVYERAVQGVTYSVDMWLHYCVFAIGTYGDPDTIRRLFERALAYVGTDYLCFPLWDKYIEYEISQQDWSHVATIYTRVLEIPNQQLDRYFEGFKELVASRPLSELRTVEEAAAATDTNSEDNVEEIPPNAAEQSSKFANDSLKDAEDLEKYIAIREEIYKKAKEFDSKIIGFETAIRRPYFHVRPLNVAELENWHNYLDFTEGGDDFNKVVKLYERCLIACARYPEFWIRYVLCMEASGSMELVENALARATQVFVKRQPEIHLFAAQFKEQHGDISGARAAYQHVHTGIAPGLLEAIIKHANMEKRLGNLEDACSLYEQAIAIEKGKEHSQALSLLFAQYSRFIFLVSRNVEKARDILVQGVESAPLSKPLLEAMIHLESIQTLPKQIEYLDSLVEKFIVPSPENPSIASVDDREELSSIFLEFLDLFGDAMSVKKADYRHSKLFLNRTSTAESKKRHAEEYLASDRTKLAKSLVSTSAPSVMGVYPSSQNQWPAGYGVQPQAWPQAAQTQAQQWNYAQQAGYGSYGANYAHPQASVSVPQSTAYGTYPQTYQAQAFPHAQPAVAAAPAPVQQTPAAYYSGYY from the exons ATGGAAACTGCTGCTATGCATCAGCCTTCGGATGGCCCTG CCCTCACTGCAGAAGAAGAAAGGTTATGGAGCATAGTAGCAACTAATTCTCTGGACTTTGATGCTTGGACTGCCTTAATTGATGAAACAGAGAGAACATTGGAG GGAAATATTTCAAAGATTCGAAAAGTTTATGATACATTTTTGGCGGAATTTCCTCTATGCTATGGTTACTGGAAGAAGTATGCTGATCACGAGGCACGTATCAGCCCAGTGGAAAAAGTTGCAGAAGTTTATGAACGAGCTGTTCAAGGAGTTACCTACTCTGTGGACATGTGGTTGCATTATTGTGTCTTCGCTATTGGCACTTATGGAGATCCTGACACTATTAGAAG GCTATTTGAACGAGCCTTAGCTTATGTTGGAACAGATTATCTGTGCTTTCCACTCTGGGATAAATACATAGAGTATGAAATTTCACAACAAGATTGGTCCCATGTTGCCACAATTTATACAAGGGTGTTAGAGATTCCAAATCAGCAGCTGGATCGTTATTTTGAAGG GTTTAAAGAGTTGGTTGCTAGCCGTCCTCTGTCTGAGTTGCGAACAGTTGAGGAAGCAGCAGCTGCTACTGACACAAATTCTGAAGATAATGTTGAAGAGATTCCTCCCAATGCTGCAGAGCAATCATCGAAGTTTGCAAATGATAGCTTAAAAGATGCTGAGGACTTGGAGAAGTACATTGCTATTAGGGAAGAGATTTATAAGAAAGCTAAAGAGTTTGATTCTAAGATCATTGGTTTTGAAACAGCGATCAGAAGGCCCTATTTCCATGTGAGGCCTCTCAATGTTGCGGAGCTTGAAAATTGGCATAATTATCTTGATTTTACAGAAGGTGGAGATGACTTCAATAAG GTTGTTAAGCTCTACGAAAGGTGTTTAATAGCGTGTGCTAGATACCCAGAATTCTGGATACGTTATGTCCTGTGCATGGAAGCTAGTGGCAGTATGGAGCTTGTAGAAAATGCGCTTGCTCGTGCTACTCAAGTATTTGTCAAG AGGCAGCCAGAGATCCATCTTTTTGCTGCTCAATTTAAAGAACAGCATGGTGACATTTCGGGAGCACGAGCTGCTTATCAACATGTTCACACTGGGATTGCACCTGGTCTTCTAGAGGCAATAATAAAGCATGCAAACATGGAAAAACGACTT GGGAATTTGGAAGATGCTTGTTCTTTGTATGAGCAGGCAATTGCTATTGAGAAGGGAAAGGAACATTCACAAGCTTTATCTTTGTTGTTCGCTCAGTACTCACGTTTCATATTCTTG gTTTCTCGCAATGTTGAAAAGGCAAGAGACATTCTTGTTCAAGGCGTGGAGAGTGCGCCACTGTCAAAGCCACTGCTGGAG GCAATGATACACTTAGAGTCAATTCAGACTCTTCCAAAGCAAATAGAATATCTAGATTCGTTGGTTGAGAAATTTATTGTTCCTAGTCCTGAGAACCCTAGTATTGCAAGTGTTGATGACCGGGAGGAGCTGTCGAGCATTTTCTTGGAG TTCCTGGATCTCTTTGGAGACGCTATGTCTGTTAAGAAGGCAGATTATAGACATTCAAAATTGTTCTTGAACCGTACAAGCACGGCAGAGTCAAAGAAACGTCATGCTGAGGAGTATTTAGCTTCAGACAGAACAAAACTTGCAAAATCACTTGTTTCGACTTCTGCACCCTCTGTGATGGGTGTGTATCCTAGTTCACAAAATCAGTGGCCTGCAGGTTATGGTGTACAACCTCAAGCTTGGCCTCAAGCTGCACAAACTCAGGCACAGCAGTGGAATTACGCACAACAG GCTGGGTATGGCAGTTATGGAGCAAATTATGCACATCCACAGGCATCTGTTTCAGTTCCTCAAAGTACGGCATATGGAACTTATCCTCAGACCTACCAAGCGCAG GCCTTTCCCCATGCACAGCCTGCTGTAGCTGCAGCTCCAGCTCCGGTCCAGCAAACTCCTGCTGCATATTACTCTGGTTATTACTAA
- the LOC121775575 gene encoding transcription initiation factor TFIID subunit 14b-like isoform X2 — MAEIVEIDGQSERNTNESTLKPQRIKITRGSDDGDKKILQTRLKDVEIGVPIVYGTIAFWLGRKASETQSHRWTVYVRGATNEDIGAVIKRVVFQLHPSFENPVRVVESPPFELSECGWGEFEIAISLFFHNDVCDKQLDLYHHLKLYAEDESGPQSTKRPVVVETYNEIVFPDPSESFYARIQKHPAVIVPRLPVMLNLATDPNGKKGDSKDNPLSQWFINFSEADELLKLAAARQQVQAHIIKLRRQLSVIDGLPLQSWKPGSNY; from the exons ATGGCCGAAATAGTAGAAATTGACGGTCAGTCGGAACGAAATACCAACGAATCCACCCTAAAACCGCAGCGGATAAAAATTACTAGAGGTTCAGACGATGGAGACAAAAAG ATTTTACAGACGAGACTCAAAGATGTTGAAATCGGTGTTCCGATAGTGTATGGAACAATCGCCTTTTGGCTTGGTAGAAAGGCCTCCGA AACTCAGTCACATAGGTGGACGGTCTATGTCCGAGGGGCAACAAATGAGGATATTGGGGCAGTGATCAAGCGTGTTGTATTTCAGTTGCATCCAAGTTTCGAAAACCCTGTTAGAGTTGTTGAGTCTCCACCTTTTGAGTTGTCAGAGTGTGGTTGGGGTGAATTTGAAATTGCCATCTCTCTTTTCTTCCACAATGATGTTTGCGATAAGCAGTTGGACTT GTATCACCATCTTAAATTATATGCCGAAGATGAAAGTGGCCCTCAGTCAACTAAAAGGCCTGTTGTCGTGGAAACATACAACGAGATAGTATTTCCAGATCCATCTGAGAGTTTTTATGCCCGTATCCAGAAACATCCTGCTGTAATTGTGCCTCGACTTCCAGTCATGTTAAACTTGGCCACTG ATCCTAATGGAAAGAAAGGCGATAGCAAAGATAACCCGTTGAGTCAATGGTTTATCAATTTCTCTGAGGCAGATGAGCTGTTAAAACTTGCCGCTGCTCGTCAGCAG GTCCAAGCCCATATCATCAAGCTTAGAAGGCAACTGAGCGTCATCGATGGGCTGCCACTACAGTCATGGAAACCAGGCTCTAATTACTGA
- the LOC121774258 gene encoding zinc finger CCCH domain-containing protein 6-like, producing the protein MPSKDHIDTELLIKFLSDPEMTKKLMDGNGWTSKPEDEAPPAPKAIISSSLPSSTPATVVDKHPNWRSKVIVSSSTKEPVNQSPILPCSKAETKINKAASKPNGMGAEHGPTHTSQAATRQSQSPRFIPDGPTKKVTACSNAREHMVRPLVPSPLRPDEKTIDRLVKKYGGPDITGVKPADSTTAMKKMIDDYGAPDVARVKPMVSVVAPNAMPPNIGEVHRRPFMGPRSPPLLTLPPVMNTNLHALPMNATGNFRPSFPPVNLQYHKSLIKQHGEIQETGNDNVPKIGQSGNYMQGLERAHKKTKIETIPKYRKPCLYFTSSSGCRNGFNCSFQHDVPGQWRLR; encoded by the exons ATGCCAAGTAAAGATCATATCGACACTGAACTGCTGATCAAGTTTCTTAGCGACCCAGAAATGACTAAGAAATTGATGGATGGAAACGGGTGGACATCAAAGCCTGAAGATGAAGCTCCTCCTGCTCCCAAAGCAATCATATCCTCGTCTTTGCCAAGCTCAACACCTGCAACAGTGGTTGATAAACATCCTAATTGGC GGAGCAAAGTAATTGTATCCAGCTCCACTAAAGAGCCAGTGAATCAATCTCCTATCCTGCCTTGCTCTAAGGCCGaaacaaaaatcaacaaagcTGCAAGTAAACCAAATGGAATGGGTGCAGAACATGGACCAACACACACATCACAGGCAGCAACAAGACAGAGTCAATCCCCAAGGTTTATCCCTGATGGCCCGACTAAAAAGGTGACCGCTTGTTCAAATGCTCGGGAACATATGGTCAGACCTCTAGTGCCGTCCCCTTTGAGACCTGATGAGAAAACCATCGACAGACTAGTGAAAAAATATGGAGGTCCTGATATTACTGGTGTGAAGCCTGCGGACTCCACAACGGCAATGAAGAAAATGATTGATGATTACGGAGCACCTGATGTGGCACGGGTAAAGCCAATGGTTTCTGTGGTTGCTCCCAATGCAATGCCACCAAATATAGGAGAGGTACATAGAAGACCCTTCATGGGACCAAGAAGTCCTCCATTGCTGACCTTGCCTCCCGTGATGAATACGAATCTGCACGCCTTGCCCATGAATGCTACAGGTAACTTTCGTCCCTCCTTCCCACCAGTCAACTTGCAGTATCACAAGTCATTAATCAAACAACATGGAGAAATCCAAGAAACTGGCAATGACAATGTCCCAAAGATTGGCCAATCTGGTAACTACATGCAAGGACTCGAACGGGCACATAAGAAAACCAAAATCGAAACGATTCCAAAATACCGGAAACCTTGCCTATATTTCACTAGCTCATCAGGGTGTCGTAACGGCTTCAATTGCTCGTTCCAGCATGATGTGCCTGGACAGTGGAGGCTCCGATAA
- the LOC121773993 gene encoding pre-mRNA-processing factor 39-like isoform X2, which translates to MDLLRHISDISAFPNGKPYLSLKPYLRRRPSLLPRLLCLCLLGRPADSYSTSALQHRLRLIICGLQLGVVEESCIMMEQASSVAQSDASANAPDAAGSILSPSENAASLAPGDIANTGEIVSSASGVNADPGLTHVVPENVPEQEIHTVVSYDAGENLTGLANLSANSTQVSVYDASLNGIDVSTIRDGSAGIISENGIASADSMETAAMHQPSDGPALTAEEERLWSIVATNSLDFDAWTALIDETERTLEGNISKIRKVYDTFLAEFPLCYGYWKKYADHEARISPVEKVAEVYERAVQGVTYSVDMWLHYCVFAIGTYGDPDTIRRLFERALAYVGTDYLCFPLWDKYIEYEISQQDWSHVATIYTRVLEIPNQQLDRYFEGFKELVASRPLSELRTVEEAAAATDTNSEDNVEEIPPNAAEQSSKFANDSLKDAEDLEKYIAIREEIYKKAKEFDSKIIGFETAIRRPYFHVRPLNVAELENWHNYLDFTEGGDDFNKVVKLYERCLIACARYPEFWIRYVLCMEASGSMELVENALARATQVFVKRQPEIHLFAAQFKEQHGDISGARAAYQHVHTGIAPGLLEAIIKHANMEKRLGNLEDACSLYEQAIAIEKGKEHSQALSLLFAQYSRFIFLVSRNVEKARDILVQGVESAPLSKPLLEAMIHLESIQTLPKQIEYLDSLVEKFIVPSPENPSIASVDDREELSSIFLEFLDLFGDAMSVKKADYRHSKLFLNRTSTAESKKRHAEEYLASDRTKLAKSLVSTSAPSVMGVYPSSQNQWPAGYGVQPQAWPQAAQTQAQQWNYAQQAGYGSYGANYAHPQASVSVPQSTAYGTYPQTYQAQAFPHAQPAVAAAPAPVQQTPAAYYSGYY; encoded by the exons ATGGATTTACTTCGCCACATCTCAGATATATCAGCCTTTCCCAACGGCAAACCCTACCTCTCTTTAAAACCCTACCTCCGTCGCCGGCCGTCTCTACTTCCTCGCCTCCTCTGTTTGTGCCTCCTCGGACGTCCCGCCGACTCCTATTCAACTTCCGCCCTCCAGCACCGCCTCCGCCTCA TTATTTGTGGGCTCCAACTTGGTGTTGTGGAAGAAAGTTGTATCATGATGGAACAAGCATCTTCTGTAGCTCAGAGTGATGCTAGTGCTAATGCTCCTGATGCTGCTGGTTCCATTCTTTCACCTTCTGAAAATGCAGCTAGTCTTGCTCCTGGCGACATAGCTAATACAGGAGAAATAGTTTCTTCAGCAAGTGGAGTGAATGCAGACCCTGGGCTTACTCATGTGGTACCGGAAAATGTTCCCGAACAAGAAATCCATACTGTAGTGTCATATGATGCTGGTGAAAATTTAACTGGTCTTGCAAACTTGTCAGCAAATTCAACTCAAGTTTCTGTTTATGATGCTTCACTGAATGGCATTGATGTTAGTACAATCAGGGATGGATCTGCTGGTATTATTTCTGAAAATGGGATTGCTTCAGCTGATTCTATGGAAACTGCTGCTATGCATCAGCCTTCGGATGGCCCTG CCCTCACTGCAGAAGAAGAAAGGTTATGGAGCATAGTAGCAACTAATTCTCTGGACTTTGATGCTTGGACTGCCTTAATTGATGAAACAGAGAGAACATTGGAG GGAAATATTTCAAAGATTCGAAAAGTTTATGATACATTTTTGGCGGAATTTCCTCTATGCTATGGTTACTGGAAGAAGTATGCTGATCACGAGGCACGTATCAGCCCAGTGGAAAAAGTTGCAGAAGTTTATGAACGAGCTGTTCAAGGAGTTACCTACTCTGTGGACATGTGGTTGCATTATTGTGTCTTCGCTATTGGCACTTATGGAGATCCTGACACTATTAGAAG GCTATTTGAACGAGCCTTAGCTTATGTTGGAACAGATTATCTGTGCTTTCCACTCTGGGATAAATACATAGAGTATGAAATTTCACAACAAGATTGGTCCCATGTTGCCACAATTTATACAAGGGTGTTAGAGATTCCAAATCAGCAGCTGGATCGTTATTTTGAAGG GTTTAAAGAGTTGGTTGCTAGCCGTCCTCTGTCTGAGTTGCGAACAGTTGAGGAAGCAGCAGCTGCTACTGACACAAATTCTGAAGATAATGTTGAAGAGATTCCTCCCAATGCTGCAGAGCAATCATCGAAGTTTGCAAATGATAGCTTAAAAGATGCTGAGGACTTGGAGAAGTACATTGCTATTAGGGAAGAGATTTATAAGAAAGCTAAAGAGTTTGATTCTAAGATCATTGGTTTTGAAACAGCGATCAGAAGGCCCTATTTCCATGTGAGGCCTCTCAATGTTGCGGAGCTTGAAAATTGGCATAATTATCTTGATTTTACAGAAGGTGGAGATGACTTCAATAAG GTTGTTAAGCTCTACGAAAGGTGTTTAATAGCGTGTGCTAGATACCCAGAATTCTGGATACGTTATGTCCTGTGCATGGAAGCTAGTGGCAGTATGGAGCTTGTAGAAAATGCGCTTGCTCGTGCTACTCAAGTATTTGTCAAG AGGCAGCCAGAGATCCATCTTTTTGCTGCTCAATTTAAAGAACAGCATGGTGACATTTCGGGAGCACGAGCTGCTTATCAACATGTTCACACTGGGATTGCACCTGGTCTTCTAGAGGCAATAATAAAGCATGCAAACATGGAAAAACGACTT GGGAATTTGGAAGATGCTTGTTCTTTGTATGAGCAGGCAATTGCTATTGAGAAGGGAAAGGAACATTCACAAGCTTTATCTTTGTTGTTCGCTCAGTACTCACGTTTCATATTCTTG gTTTCTCGCAATGTTGAAAAGGCAAGAGACATTCTTGTTCAAGGCGTGGAGAGTGCGCCACTGTCAAAGCCACTGCTGGAG GCAATGATACACTTAGAGTCAATTCAGACTCTTCCAAAGCAAATAGAATATCTAGATTCGTTGGTTGAGAAATTTATTGTTCCTAGTCCTGAGAACCCTAGTATTGCAAGTGTTGATGACCGGGAGGAGCTGTCGAGCATTTTCTTGGAG TTCCTGGATCTCTTTGGAGACGCTATGTCTGTTAAGAAGGCAGATTATAGACATTCAAAATTGTTCTTGAACCGTACAAGCACGGCAGAGTCAAAGAAACGTCATGCTGAGGAGTATTTAGCTTCAGACAGAACAAAACTTGCAAAATCACTTGTTTCGACTTCTGCACCCTCTGTGATGGGTGTGTATCCTAGTTCACAAAATCAGTGGCCTGCAGGTTATGGTGTACAACCTCAAGCTTGGCCTCAAGCTGCACAAACTCAGGCACAGCAGTGGAATTACGCACAACAG GCTGGGTATGGCAGTTATGGAGCAAATTATGCACATCCACAGGCATCTGTTTCAGTTCCTCAAAGTACGGCATATGGAACTTATCCTCAGACCTACCAAGCGCAG GCCTTTCCCCATGCACAGCCTGCTGTAGCTGCAGCTCCAGCTCCGGTCCAGCAAACTCCTGCTGCATATTACTCTGGTTATTACTAA